One genomic region from Bradyrhizobium icense encodes:
- a CDS encoding SDR family oxidoreductase has product MKDFAGKFAVITGGGTGMGRELARQLVAEGCNVAMCDVSPEAMAETKRLCEAERLPQGLRVTTHVADVSIEAHLQRFRDELIEQQATDRIHLLFNNAGIGGGGSLFTNTREQWERTFNICWGGVYLGVRTFLPLMMKADEAHIVNTSSVNGFWASVGPGVPHTAYSAAKFAVKGFTEALMTDLRLNAPHIKCSVVMPGHIGTSIVSNSRKIQSGTESDELSPNEILATRQRLNGMGIDTAPMTDDDIQKIALDRARTFREEAPTTAAAAAKIILDGVKAERWRILVGDDAHKLDERVRQAPEKAYTPEFYKSFTEEVGWRLG; this is encoded by the coding sequence ATGAAGGATTTTGCCGGAAAGTTCGCCGTGATCACCGGGGGCGGCACGGGCATGGGCCGCGAACTCGCGCGCCAACTCGTTGCCGAAGGCTGCAATGTCGCGATGTGCGACGTTTCGCCGGAAGCGATGGCCGAGACCAAGCGGCTGTGCGAGGCAGAAAGGCTGCCGCAGGGCCTGCGCGTCACTACCCACGTCGCCGACGTCTCCATCGAGGCTCATCTGCAGCGCTTCCGTGACGAGCTGATCGAACAGCAGGCGACCGACAGGATCCATCTGTTGTTCAACAATGCCGGCATCGGCGGCGGCGGCAGCCTGTTCACCAACACGCGCGAGCAGTGGGAGCGCACCTTCAACATTTGCTGGGGTGGCGTCTATCTCGGCGTTCGCACCTTCCTGCCGCTGATGATGAAGGCGGACGAGGCCCACATCGTCAACACGTCGAGCGTCAACGGCTTCTGGGCATCCGTCGGCCCGGGCGTGCCGCATACCGCCTACAGCGCCGCGAAGTTCGCGGTAAAGGGCTTTACCGAAGCGTTGATGACCGATCTGCGGCTCAACGCTCCGCACATCAAATGCTCCGTCGTGATGCCTGGGCACATCGGCACCTCGATCGTTTCCAATTCGCGCAAGATTCAGAGCGGCACGGAATCCGATGAACTCAGCCCGAATGAAATTCTGGCGACACGGCAGCGCCTGAACGGCATGGGCATTGACACCGCCCCGATGACGGACGACGACATCCAGAAGATCGCGCTCGACCGCGCCCGCACTTTCCGTGAGGAGGCGCCGACCACGGCGGCGGCCGCGGCAAAAATCATTCTCGACGGCGTCAAGGCCGAGCGCTGGCGGATTCTGGTCGGCGACGATGCCCACAAGCTCGACGAGCGGGTGCGGCAGGCTCCGGAGAAGGCCTACACGCCGGAGTTCTACAAGAGCTTTACGGAAGAGGTCGGCTGGCGGCTCGGCTAG
- a CDS encoding GcrA family cell cycle regulator, whose translation MLTNVPTWTTDRIELLKSHFEAGLTCREIAASIGVSRNAVIGKLSRLQLTRGPAPAEPRPTKAARERSRKSIPRLQYQVLQAVYENAQPLQEEPIASERRCSLYELSNERCRWPISTPGAEDFCFCGNTPVEGMPYCSGHTRLAYRPGSRQRVARG comes from the coding sequence ATGCTTACGAATGTACCGACCTGGACCACCGATCGCATCGAACTCCTGAAGAGCCATTTTGAGGCGGGCCTCACCTGCCGCGAGATCGCGGCCAGCATCGGCGTCAGCCGTAACGCCGTGATCGGCAAACTCTCGCGCCTCCAACTGACGCGAGGCCCCGCCCCCGCTGAACCACGTCCGACCAAAGCCGCCAGGGAGCGTTCGCGGAAATCCATCCCCAGGCTGCAGTATCAAGTCCTGCAAGCCGTCTACGAAAACGCGCAGCCGCTCCAGGAAGAGCCGATCGCAAGCGAACGCCGCTGCTCGCTGTACGAACTCAGCAACGAGCGGTGCCGCTGGCCGATCAGCACGCCAGGCGCAGAGGATTTCTGCTTTTGCGGCAATACGCCGGTGGAAGGCATGCCCTATTGCTCAGGGCACACCCGCCTCGCCTACCGCCCCGGCTCGCGCCAGCGCGTTGCGCGGGGATGA
- a CDS encoding GrlR family regulatory protein has product MSGDGGKGAMTVTNGLYTIHIEMTDGGHGRAHGVIVLHDGRIAGGDSYFYYTGSYIGDRGKWRGELITNEHTKSAGSLPLFGGREVTCGFSGAYVADGAQVQGTALVGKTSVMFHARLKLRAPF; this is encoded by the coding sequence ATGTCCGGGGACGGGGGCAAGGGCGCAATGACGGTAACGAACGGCCTCTACACCATTCACATCGAAATGACCGACGGCGGCCATGGCCGCGCGCACGGCGTGATCGTGCTGCACGACGGCAGGATCGCCGGCGGAGATTCGTATTTCTACTACACGGGCTCATACATCGGCGACCGCGGCAAGTGGCGCGGCGAACTGATCACCAACGAGCACACGAAATCAGCAGGCAGCCTGCCGCTGTTTGGGGGGCGCGAAGTCACCTGCGGCTTCAGCGGAGCGTACGTCGCCGATGGGGCGCAAGTGCAGGGGACCGCATTGGTCGGAAAGACCAGCGTGATGTTTCACGCCAGACTGAAGCTGCGCGCTCCTTTTTGA
- a CDS encoding acetamidase/formamidase family protein: protein MPHHHLHSSPETCHWGFFEAKLKPVLTIASGDEVTIDTVTGGPDVVPDSSQFHVPPELADIHARSERMLPGHILTGPVAVEGAEPGDVLEVDILDVQLRQDWGYNLIRPLAGTLPDDFHETRILNIPLDRERMVGRMPWGLDLPLKPFFGVMGVAPPPAWGRITSLIPRAMGGNLDNKELGAGAKLYLPVFVPGALFSCGDGHGVQGDGEVCVTAIETALQGRFRLTLRKDLRLAYPRAETSTHYMTMAMDPDLDQCVVRALRDMIVLLGEKRNLSREDAYTLCSLAADLRVTQTVNGSKGIHCMIAKAVVHG from the coding sequence ATGCCCCATCATCATCTGCATTCCAGCCCCGAGACCTGCCACTGGGGCTTCTTCGAAGCCAAATTGAAGCCCGTCCTGACCATTGCCAGCGGCGACGAAGTCACCATCGACACCGTGACCGGCGGCCCGGACGTGGTGCCCGATAGCAGCCAGTTTCACGTACCTCCCGAGCTTGCCGACATTCACGCGCGAAGCGAGCGCATGCTGCCGGGCCATATTCTCACCGGCCCGGTCGCCGTGGAAGGGGCCGAGCCCGGCGACGTGCTGGAAGTCGACATTCTTGACGTCCAGCTCCGGCAGGATTGGGGATACAATCTGATCCGTCCGCTGGCGGGCACCTTGCCCGATGATTTCCACGAAACGCGGATCCTGAACATTCCGCTCGACCGCGAGCGGATGGTGGGACGGATGCCGTGGGGGCTCGATCTGCCGCTTAAGCCGTTTTTCGGCGTCATGGGCGTGGCGCCGCCGCCCGCCTGGGGCCGCATCACCTCGCTGATTCCGCGCGCAATGGGCGGCAACCTCGACAACAAGGAGCTGGGCGCCGGCGCCAAACTGTATCTGCCGGTGTTCGTGCCGGGCGCGCTGTTCTCCTGCGGCGACGGACACGGCGTGCAGGGCGATGGCGAAGTCTGCGTCACCGCGATCGAGACCGCGCTGCAGGGCCGCTTCCGCCTGACGCTGCGCAAGGACCTGCGGCTCGCCTATCCGCGCGCGGAAACATCAACGCATTACATGACGATGGCGATGGACCCCGATCTCGATCAATGCGTGGTGCGGGCGCTGCGCGACATGATCGTGCTGCTCGGCGAGAAGCGCAACCTGTCGCGCGAGGATGCCTACACGCTCTGCAGCCTCGCCGCCGATCTGCGCGTGACGCAAACGGTGAACGGTTCCAAGGGCATTCACTGCATGATCGCGAAGGCAGTCGTGCACGGCTGA
- a CDS encoding YdcF family protein, translating to MFFVLSKTLGFLLLPTNLLIGVGFIGAILMFTRFASLGRKLVIAAVLLLVICGLSPLGNLLLYPLEQRFPPWDGARGAPDGIIVLGASIEADLSTAHGTPVVRSSPDRLIAAAALAHRYPKARIVFSGGSAKLISNDAREADFAGAIFESLGIDKSRLTMERGSRNTQENAEFSKALLAPKQGERWLLVTSAFHMPRSIGLFRKAGFAVEPYPVDWRVGGRGDVLNFTNIAIDGLGRTDLAVREWMGLIAYRATGKIDELLPGPAK from the coding sequence TTGTTTTTTGTCCTCTCCAAGACGCTCGGCTTTCTGCTGTTGCCGACGAATCTGCTGATCGGTGTAGGTTTTATCGGCGCCATTCTCATGTTCACCCGCTTTGCATCGCTCGGCCGCAAGCTGGTGATCGCGGCCGTGTTGCTGCTCGTTATCTGCGGACTGTCGCCGCTCGGGAACCTCTTGCTCTATCCGTTGGAGCAGCGCTTTCCGCCATGGGACGGTGCGCGCGGCGCGCCTGACGGCATCATCGTGCTCGGCGCATCGATCGAAGCCGATCTCTCCACGGCGCACGGCACGCCGGTGGTGCGCAGTTCGCCCGATCGCCTGATCGCGGCTGCCGCGCTGGCGCACCGCTATCCGAAGGCGCGTATTGTGTTCTCCGGTGGCAGCGCGAAACTGATTTCGAACGACGCCAGGGAAGCCGATTTCGCCGGCGCCATCTTCGAGAGTCTAGGCATCGACAAGTCGCGGCTGACCATGGAACGGGGTTCCCGCAACACACAGGAGAACGCGGAATTCTCCAAGGCGCTGCTTGCGCCCAAGCAAGGCGAGCGCTGGCTGTTGGTGACCTCGGCCTTCCATATGCCTCGATCGATCGGTCTGTTCCGGAAGGCGGGATTTGCGGTCGAACCTTACCCCGTCGACTGGCGGGTCGGCGGACGCGGCGATGTCTTGAACTTCACTAATATCGCGATCGATGGACTGGGACGGACCGACCTCGCAGTGCGCGAATGGATGGGTCTGATCGCCTACCGCGCCACCGGCAAGATCGACGAGTTGTTGCCGGGACCGGCAAAGTAG
- a CDS encoding DUF169 domain-containing protein: protein MQQQTPPEAFDLAGMVADLNGLLRLKTTVIGIKMFASVEEMTAIPKIRRPSAVHTTDQIVSMASRLGWTVGITGDDLVGAQCRAVIGLAPQDEKWLSGESYVGVWHGTAEDARKRQEALDVVPFGQYQAMAVSPLTSGRLNPPDICLVYATPGQMIILINGLQYTGYRKFEWGVVGETACADSWGRALKTGEPSLSLPCFAERRYGGVPDEEMLMALKPEHLAKAIVGMKHLAKNGLRYPIAPYGIQADVRAGMGVSYPKK from the coding sequence ATGCAACAGCAGACCCCGCCGGAAGCGTTCGACTTGGCCGGCATGGTGGCCGATCTGAACGGCCTGCTTCGGCTGAAGACAACCGTGATCGGCATCAAGATGTTTGCCAGCGTCGAGGAGATGACCGCGATCCCAAAAATCCGGCGTCCCTCGGCCGTGCATACCACCGACCAGATCGTCAGCATGGCCTCACGGCTCGGCTGGACCGTCGGCATCACCGGCGACGATCTCGTCGGCGCGCAATGCCGTGCGGTGATCGGCCTTGCGCCACAGGACGAAAAGTGGCTCTCCGGAGAAAGTTACGTCGGCGTCTGGCATGGCACCGCCGAAGACGCACGCAAGCGTCAGGAGGCGCTCGACGTCGTGCCTTTCGGCCAGTATCAGGCAATGGCGGTGAGCCCGCTCACCAGCGGCCGGCTCAACCCACCGGATATCTGCCTGGTCTACGCCACGCCCGGCCAGATGATCATTCTGATCAACGGCCTGCAATATACCGGCTACAGGAAGTTCGAATGGGGCGTGGTCGGCGAGACCGCCTGCGCGGATTCCTGGGGTAGGGCGCTGAAGACCGGCGAGCCCTCGCTTTCGCTGCCGTGCTTTGCCGAGCGCCGTTACGGCGGCGTGCCCGACGAGGAGATGCTGATGGCGCTGAAGCCTGAGCATCTTGCCAAGGCCATCGTGGGCATGAAGCATCTCGCGAAGAACGGCCTCCGCTATCCGATCGCGCCGTATGGCATCCAGGCCGACGTGCGGGCCGGGATGGGCGTGTCGTATCCGAAGAAGTAG
- a CDS encoding saccharopine dehydrogenase family protein codes for MPSSKFDIVVYGATGFTGQLVAEYLAEHYKGDASLKWAMAGRSRDKLASVRDAIGASRDTPLIVADAADPASLKTMVGQAKCVISTVGPYQLYGNDLIAACVAAGIDYVDLCGEPIWMRQMIDKHEAAAKASGARIVFSCGFDSVPFELGAFFVQEEAKRVFGASASRVKGRVRNMRGTLSGGTAASAKATFDAVAKDLSLVAILNDPFALTPGFSGPKQPRGNKPAYEDDLQSWAAPFMMALINTRNVHRSNMLMGFPYGREFIYDEMVLTGPGEKGEANAKLVMAANAEKTGPNAPKPGEGPSKEERENGLYDLLYVAIAPDGRQVRAAVKGDRDPGYGSTSKMISECAICLLRDTPDVPPGFWTPGAAMQHKLIKRLEEHAGLAFTVEK; via the coding sequence ATGCCTTCGTCGAAATTCGACATCGTCGTCTATGGCGCCACCGGCTTCACCGGCCAGCTCGTCGCCGAATATCTCGCCGAGCACTACAAAGGTGACGCCAGCCTGAAATGGGCGATGGCCGGCCGCAGCAGGGACAAGCTCGCTTCCGTCCGTGACGCGATCGGCGCGTCCAGGGATACGCCGTTGATCGTGGCCGATGCGGCTGATCCCGCGTCGCTCAAGACGATGGTTGGGCAGGCCAAGTGTGTGATCAGTACGGTTGGCCCCTACCAGCTCTACGGCAATGACCTGATCGCGGCCTGCGTGGCGGCCGGCATCGACTATGTCGATCTCTGCGGCGAACCGATCTGGATGCGGCAGATGATCGACAAGCACGAGGCCGCGGCGAAAGCGAGCGGCGCGCGGATCGTGTTTTCCTGCGGCTTCGACTCCGTACCATTCGAGCTCGGCGCATTCTTCGTGCAGGAGGAGGCCAAGCGCGTGTTCGGCGCGTCGGCATCCCGCGTCAAGGGCCGCGTGCGCAACATGCGCGGCACGCTTTCCGGGGGCACGGCCGCGAGCGCCAAGGCCACCTTCGATGCAGTCGCCAAGGATCTCAGCCTCGTGGCCATCCTCAACGATCCCTTTGCGCTGACGCCGGGATTCAGCGGCCCGAAACAGCCGCGCGGCAACAAGCCTGCCTACGAGGACGATTTGCAATCCTGGGCCGCGCCGTTCATGATGGCGCTGATCAACACGCGCAACGTCCACCGCTCCAACATGCTGATGGGATTCCCGTACGGCCGCGAGTTCATCTATGACGAGATGGTGCTGACTGGCCCCGGCGAGAAGGGCGAGGCCAACGCCAAGCTGGTGATGGCGGCGAACGCCGAAAAGACTGGTCCGAACGCGCCAAAGCCAGGCGAGGGCCCGTCAAAGGAAGAGCGCGAGAACGGGCTTTATGATCTCCTCTATGTCGCGATCGCGCCCGACGGCCGGCAGGTCCGCGCCGCGGTCAAGGGCGATCGCGATCCTGGCTACGGCTCGACGTCGAAGATGATCTCCGAATGCGCAATCTGCCTGTTGCGCGATACGCCTGACGTCCCGCCCGGCTTCTGGACACCGGGCGCAGCGATGCAGCACAAGCTGATCAAGCGTCTGGAAGAGCACGCCGGGTTGGCGTTCACGGTGGAGAAGTAG
- a CDS encoding O-antigen ligase family protein translates to MSYAATAGNSLAPVTAAPNVLALQRALVWLVGASVAIVFIEPSPYELATLAATVVFFATGLRMRLVFMPLLLLLFLVNVGYTISAVAVFDRPGVPNWIATSWYMAVTVILFAMIISEDTTARLDMLRRGLIVGAMIAALAGIAGYFNLIPGGRDLLTLYDRARGTFKDPNVLGAFLILPALFTLQSVVSDKFGKSLRSAIAFGIISLAILLSFSRAAWGQLIVTSAFTLALMVLTSRSQAQRSRIIVIALVTAVLAAALVAVLLSFDSIAQLFKERASLDQSYDEGRFGRFGRHILGAEMALGLPFGIGPLQFTRYFPEDTHNSYLNAFMSGGWLSGVCYPALVFVTVLTGFRYVFVRVPWQPAYLAIFAAVLGTVGESFIIDTDHWRHFWMMLGTMWGMFVAAERWKAKSNSALITPQRKPTSPP, encoded by the coding sequence ATGAGCTATGCGGCGACAGCCGGGAATTCCCTTGCGCCGGTAACGGCCGCGCCCAACGTGCTTGCCTTGCAACGCGCGCTGGTGTGGCTGGTCGGCGCATCGGTTGCGATCGTCTTCATCGAGCCCTCGCCCTATGAGCTGGCCACGCTGGCAGCTACGGTGGTGTTCTTCGCAACGGGCCTGCGGATGCGGTTGGTGTTCATGCCGCTGCTTCTGCTCCTGTTCCTGGTCAATGTCGGTTACACCATTAGCGCGGTCGCCGTGTTCGACCGCCCCGGTGTCCCGAACTGGATCGCGACCTCCTGGTACATGGCGGTAACCGTCATCCTGTTCGCCATGATAATCTCGGAGGATACGACCGCTCGGCTCGACATGCTCCGGCGCGGCCTCATCGTCGGCGCGATGATTGCGGCGCTCGCCGGGATTGCCGGCTATTTCAACCTCATTCCCGGCGGCCGTGACCTGCTGACGCTGTATGATCGCGCCCGCGGCACGTTCAAGGATCCGAACGTGCTCGGCGCGTTTCTGATCCTGCCCGCGCTGTTCACACTGCAAAGCGTCGTCTCCGACAAATTCGGCAAATCGCTCCGCAGCGCGATCGCGTTCGGCATCATATCGCTGGCGATCCTGCTTTCGTTCTCGCGCGCCGCGTGGGGCCAACTGATCGTTACATCCGCCTTCACGCTGGCCTTGATGGTGCTGACCAGCCGCTCGCAAGCGCAGCGCTCGCGCATCATAGTCATTGCGCTCGTTACCGCCGTACTGGCGGCCGCGCTGGTTGCGGTGCTGCTGTCGTTCGATTCGATTGCCCAGCTATTCAAGGAGCGCGCCAGCCTGGACCAGAGCTACGACGAAGGCCGGTTCGGCCGGTTCGGCCGGCACATCCTCGGCGCAGAAATGGCGTTGGGCCTGCCATTCGGCATCGGTCCGCTACAGTTCACCCGCTACTTCCCGGAAGACACCCACAATTCCTATCTGAACGCGTTCATGTCGGGTGGTTGGCTCTCCGGCGTCTGCTATCCGGCGCTGGTCTTCGTCACGGTTCTGACGGGCTTCCGGTATGTCTTCGTCCGCGTGCCCTGGCAGCCGGCCTATCTGGCAATCTTCGCAGCCGTCCTTGGCACCGTCGGCGAGAGCTTCATCATCGATACCGACCATTGGCGGCATTTCTGGATGATGCTGGGAACGATGTGGGGCATGTTTGTCGCCGCCGAGCGCTGGAAGGCGAAGAGCAATTCCGCACTCATAACGCCGCAGCGGAAGCCTACTTCTCCACCGTGA
- a CDS encoding undecaprenyl-phosphate glucose phosphotransferase, with the protein MEPINARSMLDTAATASADRPPVERRRRLSPAALAVTNQKVGRAYSPIVIAGVVRVIDFAMLSAIGVALYFGYVVPLRGFSWEFLAAIFGVAATAVICFQAADIYQVQLFRGHLRQMTRMISSWAFVFLLFIGASFIVKLGSEISRLWLTAFFVSGLAALVTERVFLRSLVRRWARQGRLDRRTIIVGADQSGEELVQALKIQDDSDIHVLGVFDDRNDDRAMDTCAGSPKLGKVDDIVEFARRTRIDLVLFALPISAETRILEMLKKLWVLPVDIRLSAHTNKLRFRPRSYSYLGEVPTLDVFEAPITDWDLVMKWLFDHVVGFVILVLALPVMGLVALAVKLDSPGPILFRQKRFGFNNERIDVFKFRSMYHHQADPTASRVVTKNDPRVTRVGRFIRKTSLDELPQLFNVVFKSNLSLVGPRPHAVQGKLQSRLFDEAVDGYFARHRVKPGITGWAQINGWRGEVDTDEKIQKRVEFDLYYIENWSVLFDLYILLKTPIALMTKSENAY; encoded by the coding sequence GTGGAACCGATTAACGCACGCTCGATGCTCGATACCGCGGCGACCGCCAGCGCCGATCGTCCGCCGGTCGAACGGCGCCGCAGGCTGTCTCCGGCAGCGCTCGCCGTTACCAATCAGAAAGTCGGCCGCGCCTACTCGCCGATCGTGATCGCAGGCGTGGTTCGGGTGATCGATTTCGCGATGTTGAGCGCGATCGGCGTCGCACTCTATTTCGGATATGTCGTGCCTCTCAGAGGCTTTTCCTGGGAGTTTCTCGCGGCGATCTTCGGCGTGGCCGCAACGGCCGTGATCTGCTTCCAGGCGGCCGATATCTACCAGGTGCAGCTATTCCGTGGCCATCTTCGCCAGATGACGCGGATGATTTCATCCTGGGCGTTCGTGTTTCTGCTGTTCATCGGCGCATCCTTCATCGTCAAACTCGGCAGCGAAATTTCGCGGCTGTGGCTTACGGCGTTTTTCGTGAGCGGCCTCGCGGCGCTGGTCACGGAGCGCGTATTCCTGCGCTCGCTGGTGCGCCGCTGGGCCCGCCAGGGCCGGCTCGATCGCCGCACCATCATCGTCGGCGCGGACCAGAGCGGCGAAGAACTCGTGCAGGCACTCAAGATTCAGGACGATTCCGACATCCACGTGCTCGGAGTGTTCGACGATCGCAACGATGACCGCGCGATGGACACCTGCGCCGGTAGTCCGAAACTCGGCAAGGTCGACGACATCGTCGAGTTTGCGCGCCGCACCCGTATCGACCTCGTGCTGTTCGCGCTGCCGATCTCGGCCGAGACGCGCATTCTCGAGATGCTGAAGAAGCTGTGGGTGCTGCCGGTCGATATCCGTCTTTCGGCCCATACCAACAAGCTGCGCTTCCGTCCCCGCTCCTATTCCTATCTCGGCGAGGTGCCTACCCTCGACGTGTTCGAGGCGCCGATCACCGATTGGGATCTGGTGATGAAATGGCTGTTCGACCACGTCGTCGGCTTCGTGATCCTGGTGCTGGCATTGCCCGTGATGGGTCTGGTCGCGCTTGCGGTGAAGCTCGACAGCCCCGGGCCGATACTGTTCCGCCAGAAGCGGTTCGGCTTCAACAATGAGCGCATCGACGTCTTCAAATTCCGTTCGATGTACCACCATCAGGCCGATCCGACCGCCTCCAGGGTCGTGACCAAGAACGATCCGCGCGTCACCCGCGTCGGGCGTTTCATCCGCAAGACCAGCCTCGACGAGCTGCCGCAGCTCTTCAACGTCGTGTTCAAGAGCAATTTATCGCTGGTCGGACCGCGTCCCCACGCCGTGCAGGGCAAATTGCAAAGCCGCCTGTTCGACGAGGCCGTCGACGGCTATTTCGCACGCCACCGCGTCAAGCCCGGCATCACCGGCTGGGCGCAGATCAACGGCTGGCGCGGCGAAGTCGACACCGACGAGAAGATCCAGAAGCGCGTCGAGTTCGATCTCTATTACATCGAAAACTGGTCGGTGCTGTTCGACCTCTACATTCTGCTCAAAACGCCGATCGCTCTGATGACGAAGAGCGAGAACGCGTACTGA
- a CDS encoding glycosyltransferase family 4 protein produces the protein MPVVEGQPLRILHATRAPVGGIFRHILDLANGQADRGHHVGIIADSLTGGERAEQALAEIAPRLKLGVHRTAIRREPLPSDVLVWAWFRRMIRQLKPDVLHGHGAKAGAFMRLRTASRDRIRVYTPHGGSLHYPLSTLKGNIYARVERALMNDTDLFLFESAFARNTYQRTIGTPKGLVRSVFNGVTASEFDPVVKAEDATDLIYVGEFRHIKGADLLIDAVARLRANGHPVTLTLAGDGEESEGLKSQVERLGLGEAVRFIGHVKARYGFSKGSLLVVPSRGDSMPYVVIEAAAAGVPIVAANVGGIPEIFGPHGDALFAPSNAAAMANAIETALKDPAKAKKRAKSLRERIFQHFSQKAMVEGVFAGYRDAFANR, from the coding sequence ATGCCCGTCGTTGAGGGTCAGCCGCTCCGGATCCTGCACGCAACGCGCGCGCCGGTCGGCGGCATTTTTCGCCATATCCTCGATCTTGCCAACGGCCAGGCCGACCGCGGCCATCACGTCGGCATTATCGCCGATAGCCTCACCGGAGGCGAACGAGCCGAGCAGGCGCTGGCGGAAATCGCCCCGCGACTCAAGCTCGGCGTTCACCGTACCGCCATTCGCCGCGAGCCGCTTCCGTCCGATGTTCTGGTGTGGGCCTGGTTCCGGCGCATGATCCGCCAACTGAAGCCCGACGTGCTGCACGGTCACGGCGCCAAAGCCGGCGCCTTCATGCGCCTCAGGACAGCCTCACGCGACAGGATCAGGGTCTACACCCCGCATGGCGGCTCGCTGCACTATCCGCTGTCGACGCTGAAGGGCAACATCTACGCCCGTGTCGAGCGCGCGCTGATGAACGATACCGACCTGTTCCTGTTCGAAAGCGCGTTTGCGCGCAACACCTATCAGCGCACCATCGGCACGCCGAAGGGACTGGTGCGAAGCGTGTTCAACGGCGTCACCGCCAGCGAATTCGATCCCGTCGTCAAGGCGGAGGACGCCACCGACCTGATCTATGTCGGCGAGTTCCGGCACATCAAGGGCGCCGATCTCCTGATCGACGCGGTGGCACGGCTGCGCGCCAACGGCCATCCGGTGACGCTGACGCTCGCAGGCGACGGTGAAGAAAGCGAAGGCCTCAAGTCCCAGGTCGAGCGGCTCGGCCTCGGCGAGGCCGTGCGCTTCATCGGTCACGTCAAAGCGCGTTACGGCTTCTCCAAGGGTTCGCTGCTCGTGGTTCCCTCCCGCGGAGACTCAATGCCCTACGTCGTGATCGAGGCGGCGGCGGCCGGCGTTCCGATAGTCGCCGCCAATGTCGGCGGCATCCCCGAAATTTTCGGCCCGCACGGCGATGCCTTGTTCGCGCCGAGCAACGCCGCCGCTATGGCCAACGCCATCGAAACTGCGCTGAAGGATCCGGCCAAAGCGAAGAAACGGGCCAAATCGCTGCGCGAACGAATCTTCCAGCATTTTTCGCAGAAGGCGATGGTCGAAGGCGTTTTTGCAGGCTACCGCGACGCGTTTGCCAATCGTTAA